In Chelmon rostratus isolate fCheRos1 chromosome 20, fCheRos1.pri, whole genome shotgun sequence, a single window of DNA contains:
- the LOC121623872 gene encoding vasoactive intestinal polypeptide receptor 2-like, which yields MSFTHRLALLLLAFTFIHTVNGKFPHCQFYWEMQRARRECQTQLQQQTPAITGCRGEWDNVSCWQSAAVGEVMTLPCPSPFLHLFGKHGKLSRNCTEEGWSVVYPTITTACWSDNTVEPNELVFYRVVKILSALGHSLSLITLLTSSIIICLFRKLHCTRNYIHLNLFVSFMLRAVAVLTKDTLLFSEEETADCSIQPSLVGCKASLVFFNYFIMANFFWLLVEGLYLHTLLLVIHNYSTRLSIYMLIGWGIPFVFMVAWIICRINLEDTWCWEMNENPLPNRLINWPIVASVIINFIMFISIIRILLQKLRCTNVGGNDQSQYRRLAKSTLLLIPLFGVNYVVFVYLMEPSDKSMSHIKIFFDLGLGSFQGLIVAVLYCFLNSEVQSELRRTWRSLSLKRYVGRDYRLHATSVSRNGTENSAQCPRNSRAQSILQTETTVL from the exons GTTAATGGAAAGTTTCCTCACTGCCAGTTCTATTGGGAGATGCAGAGAGCCAGGAGAGAGTGTCAGACACAACTACAGCAACAGACGCCTGCTatcacag gatgcCGCGGCGAGTGGGACAATGTGTCTTGTTGGCAGAGCGCGGCGGTCGGCGAGGTGATGACCCTCCCCTGCCCCTCCCCCTTCCTGCACCTGTTTGGAAAACACG gtaAACTCAGCAGGAACTGTACAGAGGAAGGTTGGTCTGTCGTCTACCCCACCATCACCACTGCCTGCTGGTCAGACAACACAGTCGAGCCCAAcgag ctggtGTTCTACAGGGTGGTGAAGATACTGTCTGCTCTGGGCCACAGCCTGTCCCTCATCACTCTGCTcaccagcagcatcatcatctgCTTGTTccg gaAGCTCCACTGTACGAGGAACTACATCCATCTGAACTTGTTTGTATCGTTCATGCTGCGAGCCGTGGCCGTGCTGACCAAAGACACGCTGCTCTTCTCAGAAGAGGAAACCGCAGACTGCAGCATCCAGCCTTCGCTG GTGGGCTGTAAGGCCAGCCTGGTGTTCTTCAACTACTTCATCATGGCCAACTTCTtctggctgctggtggagggTCTGTACCTGCACACCCTGCTGCTCGTCATCCACAACTACTCCACCCGCCTCTCCATCTACATGCTCATCGGCTGGG GAatcccttttgttttcatggttgCGTGGATCATATGCAGGATAAACCTGGAGGACACATG gtgttgGGAGATGAATGAGAACCCTCTCCCCAACAGACTGATCAACTGGCCCATCGTAGCATCCGTCATC ATCAACTTCATTATGTTCATCAGCATCATCCGCATCCTGCTGCAGAAACTGCGCTGCACCAACGTCGGAGGAAACGACCAATCACAGTACAG ACGTCTGGCGAAGTCCACCCTCCTGCTGATCCCCCTGTTCGGGGTAAACTATGTGGTGTTCGTCTACCTGATGGAGCCGTCCGACAAAAGCATGAGTCACATCAAGATCTTCTTTGATCTCGGCCTCGGATCCTTCCAG ggtcTAATTGTCGCTGTCCTCTATTGCTTCCTCAACAGCGAG gtCCAGAGCGAGctgaggaggacgtggaggagTCTGTCTCTCAAGCGTTACGTGGGGCGGGACTACAGGCTGCACGCCACGTCAGTCAGCCGAAACGGAACCGAAAACTCCGCCCAGTGTCCCAGGAACTCCAGAGCCCAGTCCATCCTGCAGACTGAGACCACCGTGCTCTGA